From Candidatus Margulisiibacteriota bacterium:
GGTCACAAGGTTGACCTTGACGCCGTGGTCATCCGCAAAAGATTTTACCTCGAGCTCCTCGCCCCATTTGACCTTGCCCGGATGTTTGGCCTTGATGCCTATCTTTGCGGTCTTGTGCAGAGCAACGCCTCCGGTGTGGAACGTTCTCATTGTCAGCTGAGTTCCGGGCTCGCCGATAGACTGGGCGGCTATCACTCCAACCGCCTCTCCGGTGTTTATGAGGAGTCCGGTAGACAGGTTCTTGCCGTAGCAGGCTTTACAGATGCCTCTCTTGCACTTGCAGGTGAGCGGGGAGCGGACCTCCACCGATTCTATCCCGGCATCCGAGATCTGTTTTGCCGATTCTTCCTCGATCTCCTCCCCCGCCTCAATTATCACCTTGTTCGTTATAGGATCGCTTATTCTCTTTGCGGCAACTCTTGACACTATCCTCGCGGATATCGGGACTATCTCTTCATAGCCTTCTTTTATCGGAGTGATCACGAGGCCTTTCTTGGCGCCGCAATCATCCTCTATTATCATGACATCCTGAGTAACATCCACCAGCCTTCGTGTAAGATAACCGGAATCAGCCGTCCTGAGAGCGGTATCCACAAGACCCTTTCTTGCTCCGTAGCAGGAGATAAAGTACTCGGTCACGCTAAGGCCTTCTTTAAAGTTGGTCTTGATAGGAATTGAGATGATGTTGCCGGACGGGTCCGCCATTAGGCCCCTTATGCCGGAAAGCTGTCTTACCTGGTCAAGAGAGCCTCTTGCTCCGGAGATAGACATAAGATAAACGGAATTGAGCTTGTCGAACTCGTTCAGGAGCGCCTGCGTGACACTGGAGGTAACTTCGCTCCAGATATCCAGAGCTTTTATGAACTGCTCCTTAGCAGAGATGGTACCGCTCTTTTCCATCTTTTCGAGCTGTTCCACTTCGGCCTCGGCCCTTGATACTATCTGGCGCTTTTCTTTGGGAATGACAAGATCGTCCAGACCTATAGAAATACCCGCAAGAGTGGCGTATTTAAAGCCAAGGCGTTTGATCTCGTCGGCTATCTGCGCCGTAACGGCAGAACCATACTTAACATAGCACTCCTTAACGAACTGCTCCACCTTTTTTTTGTCAAAATTCTCGTTGCGGTAGTTGAGCTCTGCCTCCGGCAGCTGCCTCTTGATCGCCCTTCTCATCGTGTGGTTGAATTTGATCCTTCCGACCGTAGTTTCGATAAGCTCCCCATCCATCCTTACCTTGATCTTTGCGTGAAGATGGATGATCTCAGTATCATGTGCGATCATCGCCTCATCCTCGGAAGCAAAAATCATCCCTGCGCCCCTTGGCTGGTTCTCGTCAATAAAGGTCATATAATATGTGCCCAGGATGATATCCTGAGTAGGAGTAACTATAGGCCTGCCGGACGCCGGCGAAAGCAGGTTGTTGGCGGACAGCATCAGGACCTTGGCTTCTACCTGCGCTTCGGTCAGCAAAGGAACATGCACGGCCATCTGGTCGCCGTCAAAGTCGGCGTTAAAAGCGGTGCAGACCAGAGGATGTATCTGGATAGCTTTACCTTCTACAAGTATCGGCTCAAAGGCCTGGATGCCCAGCCTATGGAGCGTGGGCGCCCTGTTAAGCATTACAACATGGCCCTTTATGACCTCTTCAAGAATATCCCAGACAACTATATCTTTTCTTTCCAGCTGCCTCTTTGCGCTCTTAACATTTTGGGACAGGCCTTTTTCCACCAGTTTGCGTATAACAAAAGGTTTGAAGAGCTCAAGCGCCATCTCCTTGGGAAGACCGCACTGGTGCATCTTTAGGGACGGGCCCACCACGATAACCGACCTTCCTGAATAATCGGCGCGCTTTCCAAGCAGGTTCTGCCTGAACCTGCCCTGTTTGCCTTCTATGATGTCCGTAAGGGACTTGAGAGGCCTTCCAGTTGTTCCGGTAACCGCCCTCTTTCTTCTGCCGTTGTCGATAAGAACATCCACTGCTTCCTGCAGCATCCTCTTTTCGTTGCGGATGATCATCTCGGGAGCGCCCATAGCGATCATCTTTTTGAGCCGGTTGTTCCTGTTAAGTACCCTTCTGTAAAGGTCGTTCAGGTCCGAGGTGGC
This genomic window contains:
- the rpoC gene encoding DNA-directed RNA polymerase subunit beta'; the protein is MTEKIHRPEGAWFDYLKIGLVSTERILSWSYGEVEKPETINYRTFKPERKGLFCEKIFGPVKDWECHCGRYRRVRYRGIICERCGVEVTTSRVRRERMGHIRLCVPVSHVWFLRGIPGYVGLLLDITNKDLEEVIYYDSYVVTEISDSLKTKLSVGDVLKENEYQDLKEKYGSALKAETGAKPIRELLAQIDLSALVKTLRKDLKGSAGQKRIKIIKRLRTAENFLKSGNRPEWMILEVIPVMPPDLRPMVQLEGGRFATSDLNDLYRRVLNRNNRLKKMIAMGAPEMIIRNEKRMLQEAVDVLIDNGRRKRAVTGTTGRPLKSLTDIIEGKQGRFRQNLLGKRADYSGRSVIVVGPSLKMHQCGLPKEMALELFKPFVIRKLVEKGLSQNVKSAKRQLERKDIVVWDILEEVIKGHVVMLNRAPTLHRLGIQAFEPILVEGKAIQIHPLVCTAFNADFDGDQMAVHVPLLTEAQVEAKVLMLSANNLLSPASGRPIVTPTQDIILGTYYMTFIDENQPRGAGMIFASEDEAMIAHDTEIIHLHAKIKVRMDGELIETTVGRIKFNHTMRRAIKRQLPEAELNYRNENFDKKKVEQFVKECYVKYGSAVTAQIADEIKRLGFKYATLAGISIGLDDLVIPKEKRQIVSRAEAEVEQLEKMEKSGTISAKEQFIKALDIWSEVTSSVTQALLNEFDKLNSVYLMSISGARGSLDQVRQLSGIRGLMADPSGNIISIPIKTNFKEGLSVTEYFISCYGARKGLVDTALRTADSGYLTRRLVDVTQDVMIIEDDCGAKKGLVITPIKEGYEEIVPISARIVSRVAAKRISDPITNKVIIEAGEEIEEESAKQISDAGIESVEVRSPLTCKCKRGICKACYGKNLSTGLLINTGEAVGVIAAQSIGEPGTQLTMRTFHTGGVALHKTAKIGIKAKHPGKVKWGEELEVKSFADDHGVKVNLVTRESKVTVKAKEREEEYPIPVGSVMKLTDGSHASAGSVIAEYDPTYDYIISTSEGRIRVIDIDTFERKKKAGEKAIAETVTKNDGMVFVYNPKMIKEYEIPKGVKPFVKFGDPVKLGTELAANVLSRTPGAVIDIEDKAKHHNVIIAPGEYYQIPSGSRMFFADGQDLKAYEVIAKVESVRRDPSKTRDIIQGLPRVEELFEGRRPKDTVILSEMDGEVNIIDAEGARQIVIHGGKSEKLEYVVPYETRLRVAKGDHVRKGAPLTFGTINPHDVLRIEGVEAAQKHLVNEIQKIYRAQGVTIHDKHIEVVVRQMTKKIRIVESGDTMLLPGELKDKADFEAICEDVKGEKPTAQQVLLG